Proteins encoded together in one Lysinibacter cavernae window:
- a CDS encoding aminotransferase class IV yields the protein MHDLQLWTDGRFSPATGDLAGNERALLVADSFRVSNGTVIAHELHRDRFVMGCILMGYSNPAELANFWREATLYLADASRGDDLFPRVELLAAEGGHRLALLTRSIQRLGEAPESIILSSSYSDPRRLPTIKGPNIALFSRLNARASETAQYPIATGDPGPTPVHDTIICTSDGTVIEGTTTSLLWWNNNTLHRVPTARPRVSSVTERILIEAAGSLEIPVAETDAKAHTLANHEVWAVNALHGIRPVAHIDGVPTPQVDADRLARFAEARASLATGIGD from the coding sequence GTGCACGATCTCCAGCTGTGGACCGACGGCCGCTTCTCACCAGCCACCGGTGATCTCGCCGGCAACGAGCGCGCCCTGCTGGTTGCGGATTCGTTCAGAGTGAGCAACGGGACCGTGATCGCCCACGAACTGCACCGCGATCGTTTTGTCATGGGTTGCATCCTCATGGGGTACAGCAATCCGGCGGAACTCGCCAACTTCTGGCGGGAGGCAACACTCTATCTGGCGGATGCCTCGCGTGGCGACGATCTCTTCCCCCGCGTTGAGCTACTTGCCGCAGAGGGAGGCCACCGCCTCGCGCTGCTCACTCGAAGCATCCAGCGGCTCGGCGAGGCTCCAGAATCCATCATTCTGAGCAGCAGCTACTCAGACCCGCGCCGCTTGCCAACGATCAAAGGGCCAAACATTGCCTTATTCTCGCGGCTTAACGCGCGGGCGTCCGAGACGGCCCAGTATCCGATCGCAACCGGCGACCCAGGGCCAACGCCGGTTCACGACACCATCATCTGCACCTCAGATGGAACGGTTATCGAGGGAACCACAACCTCGCTGTTGTGGTGGAATAACAACACGCTGCATCGAGTGCCAACAGCCAGGCCTCGCGTCTCAAGCGTCACGGAACGCATCCTGATCGAGGCGGCTGGCAGCCTCGAAATTCCGGTGGCGGAAACGGACGCCAAGGCGCACACGCTCGCCAATCACGAGGTGTGGGCGGTCAACGCGCTGCACGGCATCAGGCCGGTTGCCCACATCGACGGGGTGCCGACGCCGCAGGTGGATGCTGACCGGCTCGCCCGATTTGCTGAAGCGCGTGCCAGCCTGGCAACGGGTATCGGCGACTAG
- a CDS encoding chorismate-binding protein gives MQTPARSRSLAHWVDPAVVFAALYADAPYAFWLDAGRDATEGLSYLGEGSDIIEADAGGRISTRHADLPAAPAERAHGSLLSALGARRRVHTFDEHPVTQPLAAGEHVSSSHSGSAVPRLGLGWVGWFGYESLHDDLGVAPAPLDDDQHVPVAAWMRADTVVAFDHSSGVVTVTAATPALLTQWFDRWEEAQTASITRLGSLPVDVAPVGASASETSAPSAVWRHSDDNYLAMIEECQSLIYEGDAYQLCLTNRVTRALSDSVLDADVFARLRAASPSHHSGLIRMGATSLISSSPEQFLAVSSSGRLTTKPIKGTRTRGATAALDTQLAAELLASEKERAENLMIVDLMRNDLTRVCERGSVTVSALHRVESYAQVHQLVSTVEGQLAEGLDVLDAVRACFPAGSMTGTPKLAAMRRLASIEGARRGIYAGAFGYLSDDGAADLAMVIRSIVLTQHPGGGSTATIGTGGGITSDSVPAEELDEIKIKARALLAALR, from the coding sequence GTGCAGACGCCGGCCAGATCACGTTCCCTCGCCCACTGGGTTGACCCCGCCGTTGTGTTTGCCGCTCTCTATGCGGATGCGCCCTATGCGTTTTGGCTTGATGCTGGCCGGGATGCGACCGAGGGCCTCAGTTATCTTGGCGAGGGCTCAGACATCATCGAAGCGGATGCTGGGGGCCGCATCAGCACAAGGCATGCCGATCTCCCTGCCGCGCCGGCCGAGCGAGCACACGGCTCCCTGCTGAGCGCGCTTGGGGCGCGGCGCAGGGTGCACACGTTTGACGAGCATCCGGTGACCCAGCCGCTTGCCGCTGGCGAGCACGTGTCTTCCTCACATTCTGGGTCTGCCGTGCCGCGGCTCGGGCTCGGCTGGGTCGGATGGTTTGGCTACGAGAGTCTGCACGACGACCTCGGCGTTGCGCCCGCACCGCTCGACGATGATCAACACGTGCCGGTCGCCGCCTGGATGCGTGCCGACACGGTGGTTGCATTTGACCATTCCAGCGGAGTCGTGACCGTGACCGCGGCAACGCCTGCGCTGCTAACGCAGTGGTTTGACCGGTGGGAAGAAGCGCAAACTGCGTCAATCACCCGTCTCGGTAGTCTCCCGGTAGACGTGGCGCCGGTCGGGGCATCCGCATCCGAAACATCCGCCCCCTCAGCCGTCTGGCGACACTCGGATGACAACTACCTTGCCATGATCGAGGAGTGCCAATCCCTCATCTACGAGGGCGATGCATATCAACTCTGCCTGACGAACCGGGTCACCCGTGCGCTGTCGGACAGCGTCTTGGACGCTGACGTGTTTGCCCGCCTGCGTGCCGCCTCGCCGAGCCACCACAGTGGGCTTATCCGAATGGGCGCAACCTCGCTTATCAGTTCGAGTCCCGAACAGTTCTTAGCAGTGAGTTCAAGCGGGCGGTTGACGACCAAGCCCATCAAAGGCACGCGCACACGGGGAGCAACTGCTGCCCTCGATACACAGCTGGCTGCTGAACTCCTTGCGAGTGAAAAGGAGCGGGCCGAGAACCTTATGATTGTTGACCTCATGCGCAACGATCTCACACGCGTGTGCGAGCGGGGGAGCGTCACCGTATCCGCCCTGCACCGGGTGGAATCCTACGCGCAGGTGCATCAGCTCGTCAGCACCGTTGAGGGGCAGCTGGCCGAAGGACTCGACGTGTTAGACGCAGTACGCGCGTGTTTCCCCGCGGGCTCAATGACGGGAACGCCGAAGCTCGCAGCTATGCGGAGGCTCGCGAGCATCGAGGGCGCACGGCGCGGCATCTACGCTGGTGCGTTTGGATACCTGAGCGATGACGGGGCCGCAGACCTCGCTATGGTCATCCGAAGCATCGTTTTGACGCAACATCCCGGAGGCGGCAGCACCGCAACGATCGGTACGGGTGGGGGAATTACCAGCGACTCCGTGCCAGCAGAAGAGCTCGACGAGATCAAGATCAAAGCACGTGCCCTCCTGGCGGCGCTGCGCTAA